TCCATGATTTCATAACAGTGACAACTGGCATGGCGGCAGGAACCTTTCAAAACGTTCACAAGGCACGAAGGGTTCAGCGGACTGGGGTGGAACCCCCCCTCACAGGGACGTGCGTTCTTCCTTCTATGGTCGAGCCAGAAAAATAGTATGGTACATCAATTAGTTGCTGTGCactgtgatcacacacacacacacacacacacacacacacatgcacacgcacgcacacatatatcTGGCTCTTGTTACAGAAGAGTGACATGTGAGGCTGTTGTAGAATATAGCCTATTAAATATTTGAGCTTTATTTTGCTGTCAGAAGtttgtacacgcacacacacacacacacacacacacacagagagataaaGTATGTGTACCATAGAGTTTATTCTAATCTGTTCGATAGGGTGAGTCTAGCTCTTCATTATAAACATGTAAAGTGTTTATAGTGTCTCTAACTGACTCTCTGTCAgtctggttctgtgtgtgtgtgtgacaccaaCAGTCAACCACATCCTGCCGACACACACAGCTTACTTCAAAGGGTCTCAGTCTAGACCCGCTCCATCGCATGTGCTGTCACACGGGCCTGTGATTGGCCGGAGAGATCACCTCACTGCTCGAGGCTTCAAACGCTGACGTAGCCCGCCGCTCCTTCCTGTCGTGAACCGGAGCTGACTACTGCTGCTCCTTGCGGGGTCCTCTCTATGCCGGACCCACTCTGTAACCGGAGACGTCACCGCGTGGCGAGGTTGCGCTACAATGTAACGCGTCCGTGTCCCGTTCtcacatgaacaaaaaaaaaaacaacaacaacaaaacaaacaaacgtaaAAAGCACACGTGCGTTAGTCGGTGCGTAATGCGTCGTGTCTCCCGGTCACGtaaactgcccccccccccctttgttttttttcccacgcGACGAGCCCAACATGTGTTGCCACACGCGCGCGAGGGCGAGGAGACTCGCGTGTTGCCACTGTGGCAGCTGAAAAACGATGCGTTTGGCAACTCAACAGCTCGGCGCTGATTGGTCCGCGGGCGGGTTCCGATGGAGATGATGTCATCCCGCCGACCGGGCTCGCTGAGACAGACGGAGCGAGTGAACCAGAGGCGGTCAGAGGGGGAACTTAGTATCGCAATGACTTAAATAGTccgttttttgtgtgttgtttttgttgtcgctTTAACTAGTCAAGGTTTACTCTAACACGCACGCATCGCCTCAGTCCGCAAAAAGGCTCTTCTCTCATGGGTTGTTGAGCTGTCATTCACCGCTGTGGAAacgtctccgtgtgtgtgttttaacggCTGCCAGCACAGAAGGTATGATGCGGGTTTTTATTAGTGTGTTTGACTGCACCTGCATGTCTGATAATTCAGATTCTGTCACGATCAATACTGCTTTATATCGGCCCACTCATCAGTTATCATGCGTTACTAACACGGGACGTTATTATGAGTCAGCTATACACGTAttgggatttgtttttaaaatgtctttaaatgggTGCAGCTGATAGGTGTGAGGCACGTGTATAAGTGTTCTTAATTAAACTCATAATTCATCACGTACACCTTCCACTTGCTTTCTTCAAGAGTTTAGGTGGAGCAAAGTTATCCTGTGAGGCTTATgggttacgtgtgtgtgtgtgtgtgtgtgtgtgtgtgtgtgtgtgtgtgtgtggtaacgTGGGACTAATGACATTTGGTGAACATGAAAGTGTGTCTTCACTTGAAGCAGCACATTGTCCGCAGAGTGGCTCAGCCAGATTCTAGTCTGCAAAAGGGAAGATTCATAACTGCAGCTTGCAAACCAATTCAACTCGTGATCATACTACAGTTCAACACAAGTCATTGgctttaatggaaaaaaaatgagGATTTCGCAAAAGGCTCAGATAAGTCTTCATCCGCTCGGTTTTGAAACCAAGAAGTGCTGTCAAGTGCTTTGAGAtgcttttcctctttctgtttcatctgTAACGCAAGAACATCTATTTTTGGACGAAGCTCATGCACATGAAGCAGTGTTCACAGAAAAAGTCCCCATGCTTTAAAAATCAGCAGGGATTTGCCAGCGGCGCTGTAACTCAACGCCTCAGTGAAAGgtgaaattaataattaaagatGGTTTTAAGGTCGTCTGCAAAGGAGTATTTGAAGACTCTGATATAGTTATGGCACCTCGGATTCACCGGCTGCTCTAAAATTAGGGCCCCCATGTTCTCTTGCGAGGAGCCCTCGTCCTCCACGGTCACATGCTCAAAGGTGGAGCTGCGTTGGCATTGTTCCAGATCTTCCCTGTTGCTGCAATCCCTTTGGGGGCCCACTGCCAACTGAGTCAAggtcagaccccccccccccccccttgtctgTTATCAGACAGCTGCAAACCCCAAGGAGTCTTGACCGCCACACATGGGATTCATCACGTGTGACCATTGGTGTgatcttcctctctttgttaCTGTGTGGCGATCATCCATCCAGGGACAGTAATGTACAGTGTGTGACTGACTGTGCAAGCTCTGTAGCCTGTCTGCAAAGACAAACAATCGACATACTCCGACGAATGCGTCACAGTATTCTTTACCTTCGGAAATACTATTTGCATTGTCGACGTGCTCAGCTGTAGTTCTGTGCTCAGCCAATGAATACAGAGGAAGGCTGTGACATCACCTCCGCTAGTCTGAGTGCAGAGCGATCTGACTTGTTTTCTGTCCTTTGACCTCCGTTGGTGGCTGAATGGAAAACAGTCGGGTAGGATTTCCAGACTTATCGGACTGGGGAAGGTCAAAGTGGCATCATGTTCTTTTCTGCAGCATGTAATCCAACGACTACTGAACAGGAACACGTCTCCATGTCCTCTTTCCATAGCGAGACCGGTCTTAGCGCAGCTTAAAAATCTTCAAATCAGTGTATTGGAATAACTTCACCCCCTGAGGGAGAGTCGTGCGCCATCACTGGTTTGACTGACAGACTGCACTTTGTGATCACCACTATGAAGTAGCACATTTAGACATTTTCATATGGATGTAGTTGATAGCTTTAACACTAAATaatctctttccccccccccccctcctacaGACCCGTCAGACCATGAACTACGTGGGCCAGTTGGCAGGGCAGGTGTTCGTCCAGGTCAAAGAGCTGTACCGAGGCCTCAATCCCGCCACCCTTTCTGGCTGCATTGACGTCATCGTGGTGAGACAGCCCGATGGATCTCTGCAGTGTTCGCCTTTCCACGTTCGCTTCGGCAAGATGGGAGTCCTCCGGTCCCGAGAGAAAGTGGTAAGGGCACATCGAGAGCCGCGTTTAGCCTTCCAGAGGCTCAAAGTCTCGTTTTTTTCATCCGTTCCCGCTTTTTAACCCCTCCCCGCCTATTTTGCCCCTTTTCCTGCTGCTCAAGGTGGACATGGAGATCAACGGAGAGCCCGTGGATCTACATATGAAGCTCGGGGACAACGGAGAAGCATTCTTTGTGCAAGAAACGGAAAATGATCAGGTCTGCGTGAATGTAATTGTGTCTGAGCAatgagtgccccccccccttcctgacACCCCCATGTTTACAACCAACTATCGTTCTGCTCCCATGCCGTCTTACTGTACAGTAGTTTGAACAAGGTCGTGCTGTGCGTACAGAGTTGGCCCTGAGGCCATGCAGGaatcttttcctttcctttttggCTGGAAAGCATTCCTCTGTTCATCGGAGAGTGAATGAGTGCTGAAAGCAGCATTTACTATCTCGGGCTTTCTGAACTGTACTTAAAGCTGCAGGATCAAGTTGAAAAGATCtagtaaaacaattaaaatacccCTCTCTTTCTAAAAAGAAATCCTTTTACTTGAAATATTGTTATGTTTATGAAGCCCTATGGAAAGaaagcagattttttttaatttttttttctttgagttcTTGGAAAGCATTTTGGGTTTTCCAAGAATTTGGAGCTGCACGGCTCATGTGCACGTGACGATGTGTGCAGCCTGAAAGACGCAAAcaagggtgggggtgggggggtcccCGGCACCAATGAGGGAAGTGGGTAATTTATTTCCACCCCAGAGTGGTGTCAGATTCCCAGgcctggaagagagagaaggtctTGGCACAGGGaagaaaaacatggaggacagtATTGTCAGACCACAAATCATACGGCTGTATGTCacttttctcctccttcatcctctctctctctctctctatctatttctttgtgtcagcacacacacataaacatttaGATTCCCCTGCGCTGGCAACAAGAGTCTCCTGGAAAGTATTTTCGTTTccgagaaggaaaacaaaactgaGGAACAGAGCCTGTTTTGGATTGGCTGTTTGGTTACACTGGAAAAAGGCTTTCCTCACAGCAGAAGTGGCTGCAAACAGTTTTGCGGCGATTGCGCGTCTGTGCAAAAACACTGGCGGCAtgttccaaatgtttttttctgcttaCAGAAATTGGTAGTGTGGATGGCAGAGAAGATATTTTGGATGTAGTACAAATCCCGCTCTCTGTCCTTCCACCGTTTTTTGTTTGCTCTGCACGTGCTCCaaataaatgtctctttgtgttgctcaataattaatttgaacGCAAATGTTTCAGGACTTATAAATTCAAAtcgaaaaaaaaatgcttttaatgGCAAGACTCTTGTGGATGTTGAGTGTTTTAAATCTCATCTCAAAAGCTGTTTGATTCATCGATGCCCCTGATGTGATCTTGTTTCTCACAGGAAGTGGTGCCCTCCTACCTGGCCACCTCTCCGATCCTGTCGGATGGGCCCCTTCTGATGGGGAAGAGCTCCGGGCCGCCCATACAGACCCTGGGCTCTGCGGGCTGCATGGGAGAGACTGGCGGTGGGACGgcgatgatgaagaagaggaggaagaggagaaggaaggcgCGGGCGGACAgcgtgaggagggaggagagcgggGACTACTCGGAGGACGAAGACATGTTCACCATAGACATCAGCTCGGACGAAATGGCGGAGAGCAACAGGTGAGCATGAATGTGGAGAGGGTCAAGGGTCAAGGAGgcgaaaggaggagaaagaggaataaggaaagaaagaggacgTACATGTGGGGTGCaagcaaagaggaagagaaacacactaGACAGAAAATGGTTGTATATGTCGTGTAAACATATTATCATTAAGCTTTGTTATCAAAGGGAACAGTCTACCTCTGATGCCGAGCATAAGTTCAACTGGGGAGTCAAAAAGAAACGCACAGTCCAGACTCACACTTGTGTTGTGAGTGCGTGCAGAGAGCAACACTTTCAGGCATGGTCTCTGTGGGTGTGAAGTTTAATTAGGCCACGAATAAAATCATAAACACCGTTATGTTGCAGATTCATGCCGTACATACATCTggtgtacatatatactgtttttgtgtgtgcttcaGGACTCGGGACGTCCTAAGAGACGAGACAACAGTCGGCTCTTTCAAACAGACCGGCATCTACACCCGTTCAGATGGCGACTGGAGCCCAATTCAGAGGTGCTTCATGCTCTCGTATGACTCATAAGGCCTCCATGTTATTATTCAGAAGGGACAGCTCCGTGACTCTGGTTTATCATCTGTTCCTCTCTCAGCCCGGGAAACTCTCGCCCCACCTCTCCCAAGAGCGACTCGGAACTACTGACCAAGCCGTCAGACGCACGCAATCAGAATCCAGCCATGCTGTGGGCGTGGGGCGAGCTGCCACAGGCTGCCAAGGTAACCCAAAGAGTCCactgtgcatacacacacacacacagagaacagcTCGAAATACACTTGCAGTAGTATTTTTGGTACGTTAATGTTAGTCTGGCTCGCAGTGTTTTCATATTTCGTCCTCCTCCCCTGCTTTTCTAGCCGTCCTTCCTCCCAGTGAAACCCGACCCCCCACCAGTTTGCCCAGTGTCCATCCCTGTGTCTGAAAGCACACACTTCCGCGTGATAACGCACGAGTCGTCCTCGGAGCAGTGTGGACCCTGCTCTGAAATATCAGCGCTCGGGCTGCTGATGCCGGAGGAGACCTCGGGTGAGGGCACAGTGGGGATGGAGTCAGAGTCCATGAGGACAGCTGGAGGTGTAGCAGCCCGTATGACGTCTGACACGGAGGAGGCAGTGTCGCCTCCGCCAGGCAAGACAGACTCTCCATCCAAGAGACAAggtaaggtcaaaggtcaacggCACAATACAACATCATTTGCAGGTTTTTAGCTGTCAATTGtacgtctttctttttctgtattaGTTCATCATGTTAAACTCACCAATTTTGACCAAATACTTTGAGATGTTCAAAATAagcaagattttttttttcaccacatatataatataatttcaTGCATTGTTAGGGTGAGCTcgagcaaaaaaaataaaaacaagatggcctGAAGAAAACCAagctttattgtgttttgtggTGAAATAGTATCTTTTAAAGACATGTATTTTGCAATAAAATTCACTTTACTGCGGAACATAaactttgaaaaataaaaatatttagaaacaGCCTTTTTTACGGTGTTGAGATGATTATTAACTCACTTATTGGcagtaaaataattattttctcgTGGATGAACTAGGGagaaaagcaaacacaaacaagccgTCTCTCTGTTGCAGACAAGAGAAGCCGCCATCTCGGCGCTGATGGAATTTACCTGGATGACATCACAGAGCTCCAGCCTGAGGTGGCGGCCCTTTATTTCCCCAAGAGGTATGACACACGTCGTGCGCTCAGTTCAAGTTGGAACGCGTCGCCGTAGCCGAGCTTAACGCCTCTCCTCCGTAGTGACGGCGGTGCGGCGGTGAGGAGCATCTCGGACCCGGGCCTCCACAGCACCAGTCTGTCCCCACAGTCGGTCAGCTCTGGAGGAGACAGCGGAGTGGACAGCTACTGCGACCACATGGCCGACACGCCGTCCATCGGCATCTCTTTGTGCGGGGGGCTCAATGACATCCGGGAGATCACTAAAGGTAAGACGCGGACGCGGCACGGCCTCGTGCTCCTGCTGTCAGCTGCAGAGACGAGACACTGAACCAAAGTAACGTAAACATGTGCGTCTCCTTACAGAGAAGTTCCACGAGAAGCTCATCTCTTACCAGCAGTTTTCGGAAAACCCCTCCATCATCGACGACCCCAACTTAGTCGTGAAGATTGGCTCCAAGTAAGACATTTCACAGTTTACTATCGCCTGCATGCTTTATAGATTCGACTGTcacacatttctgcaaagaCGTTTAGCTGacgatgtgtttttttaaaatgcggTTATGAAAttgataaaaatacattttgtgtctCCCTCAGATACTATAATTGGAGCTCTGCGGCTCCCCTTATGCTGGCCATGCAAGCCTTTCAGAAACCGCTGCCAAAGGTACGAAACTGATACACAGCACAGATATTAGACTCTAGGTTGGTTGGTTGCGTTACATAAATACCACTCCCCCTGTTGACTGCAGCTGGTACTGCATCCGGTATGACTATCCCTGTACACCTTATACTTCTACCGATCCAACATGCATTTGGTCGCATAACACCTACTGTGCAACATATGAACTCGCAACCTAAATGTTCTGTTATCGCGACAAACATCCACTGAACCTGTTCTCCTTAAACgttgtctccccccccctcacatcGGTGCATCCATCCATTAGTCCTTCTGCCTCAGTTACATTCACTCAGCCTTAGAGTTTCTCCTCCGTTGTCTTACTGGTGTGCTGGACTACAGCTCTGTACGTCACAGACCACATTATGTTACCCCTTCTTCACgtttccttccctttctctACCTTCCTCATTCCTTTGTCCTCTATCAAACCTCCACTCACCGCCCACCCATACACGCTTTAGATTTAAGTTTCTTTATTTTGGtataagtgtgtttttttatggtgttgtgttgtggtgttttttgtttttgttttgcggCTGTGTGTGCTCCGCCTCAGGCTGCAGTGGAGAACATCATGAAGGAGAAGATGCCCAAGAAAGGAGGAAGGTGGTGGTTCTCCTGGCGAGGCAGAAACAGCGGCAGCAAATCGGTGATTGCTTCTCACCTCGCCGATAACTCGCTTCTTTTGAGATTCCGATACGAAATGaacgggcaaaaaaaaaaaaaaaaaaatcgaacCCACGCTGTTTCTCCTCTCCGCAGGATTCAGTCTCGGAGCGTGGGACCTGTGGTTACGCTGAGCAGGCCGGGGAGATGTCAAGCAGGTGAGGAACCCTCAAAACACATTCACGGCTAGAACAGCCTTGTCTGCCGTGGTGCATCCTTTACATCCTTCAACACACGTGTCGTCCTGTCTGGCGGCAGACACAAAGAGGAGTCGTCCTCCAGCGACGAAGACCACAGGGCCGCCATGCAGAGCTCTCCCACCATCCAGTCAGAGCCCGGGCTCACACTAGGAGTGTCTTATAAGAAAACACTCCGACTCACATCAGAGCAGCTGGTGAGGACTTATTTTGAATGGTTCGACTTATTGTagtcttttttttaccactgtatattatatatctttctcccccctccctccctccctctctctctctctctctctctctctctctctctcacacagctgTCCCTCAAGCTGCAGGATGGCCCTAACGATGCTGTGTTTAGTGTGACCACTCAGTACCAGGGAACCTGTCGCTGCCAGGGCACCATCTACCTCTGGAACTGGGATGACAAGATCATTATCTCTGACATAGATGGAACCATCACCAGGTGTGTGTCATACAGTTGAAAAATGACCCAAATGGCAGTGTAATCTATAGGTTGTGTCCAGGACACACATTAGCCTGCGCTCACGTGTCTAAATGTGAATTATGTGTGTTTGCCTTCAGGTCGGACACATTGGGTCATATCCTGCCCACTCTGGGGAAAGACTGGACCCACCAGGGCATTGCACACCTCTATCACAAAGTC
The nucleotide sequence above comes from Cyclopterus lumpus isolate fCycLum1 chromosome 24, fCycLum1.pri, whole genome shotgun sequence. Encoded proteins:
- the LOC117727217 gene encoding phosphatidate phosphatase LPIN1-like; translated protein: MNYVGQLAGQVFVQVKELYRGLNPATLSGCIDVIVVRQPDGSLQCSPFHVRFGKMGVLRSREKVVDMEINGEPVDLHMKLGDNGEAFFVQETENDQEVVPSYLATSPILSDGPLLMGKSSGPPIQTLGSAGCMGETGGGTAMMKKRRKRRRKARADSVRREESGDYSEDEDMFTIDISSDEMAESNRTRDVLRDETTVGSFKQTGIYTRSDGDWSPIQSPGNSRPTSPKSDSELLTKPSDARNQNPAMLWAWGELPQAAKPSFLPVKPDPPPVCPVSIPVSESTHFRVITHESSSEQCGPCSEISALGLLMPEETSGEGTVGMESESMRTAGGVAARMTSDTEEAVSPPPGKTDSPSKRQDKRSRHLGADGIYLDDITELQPEVAALYFPKSDGGAAVRSISDPGLHSTSLSPQSVSSGGDSGVDSYCDHMADTPSIGISLCGGLNDIREITKEKFHEKLISYQQFSENPSIIDDPNLVVKIGSKYYNWSSAAPLMLAMQAFQKPLPKAAVENIMKEKMPKKGGRWWFSWRGRNSGSKSDSVSERGTCGYAEQAGEMSSRHKEESSSSDEDHRAAMQSSPTIQSEPGLTLGVSYKKTLRLTSEQLLSLKLQDGPNDAVFSVTTQYQGTCRCQGTIYLWNWDDKIIISDIDGTITRSDTLGHILPTLGKDWTHQGIAHLYHKVSQNGYKFLYCSARAIGMADMTRGYLHWVNERGTMLPMGPVLLSPSSLFSALHREVIEKKPEKFKVECLNDIKNLFYPNTQPFYAAFGNRPTDVYSYKEVGVPLNRIFTVNPKGELVQEHAKTNISSYVRLGEVVDHVFPLKMRASSSDFPCSDTYSHFTYWRQQLPRVDHQGTTPPQTPHPSS